The Phormidium yuhuli AB48 DNA window GAAATACCATGGAAGCGGGGGTTAGTTTGGAGACGCTGCCAGTTCTCTTGAACCGTCTGTTGAGTCCACATATCGGTGTTCATGGCGGGGGCCAGTAACACCGGACAGGTTGACGCGAGAACCACATTGGTTAAGAGATTGTCCGCCAGGCCATGGCTGAGTTTAGCCAGGGTGTTCGCCGTGAGGGGGGCAATGGCCAACACATCGGCCCATTCCCCCAACTCGATATGTAGGGGTCGTCCATGAATCGACTGCCAGAAACTCTCATCGGTGTAGGCCGGGTGACGGGATAGGGTGGCTAAGGTCAAGGGGGTGACAAAGGCTTGCGCCCCCGAGGTTAAGATGACGCGAACCTCTGCCCCATCCTGAATCAGCCGTGAGACCACCTCACAGACCTTGTAGGCGGCAATCCCGCCCGTTAAACCAATGAGAACCCGTCGTCCTGTCAGTGATGCCATGAAAGACCCAAAAACTACCGTTGATGGCGATCGACAGCATCCTCCCTTGGAAGTAACTCGGAGTTAGCTCTCGTCGCAATCCTCAAATTCTAATAGATAACTGTAGGGTTCAACGAGTTCCGGACGCTCAAAGGCGATGGCTCGCAGCAAATGCCAGTCTTCGAGTCCTTCAAATGGATTGCTGTAATCATCGGCATCAAGTCGATTGGCTAACAGCTTCACTTGGTCTTCTGTAACCGCTGCTAAATCGTCCCGAGACACTGTAATCGTGGTCATGACGGTCGCCTCCCTAGTCCTAGAATGCACAACACAACGAACTAATGCCGTTGCTGTTTTAACATGATGCAATTAGGGCAACCCACTTGAGAGCAACCTGAGGTTGACCTCAATGGATTTTCATGAACCCCTTCTCTTTAACATCTTAGGACATTCCGGGGCGATCGCCGGCCCCGTTAACGTTTTGCAATCTCAACCCCACCCATTACGAACAAGCCTGTTAGGGCTGAACTACTTCCAAGGCAAAGCGTCGCAGTTGGGCCACCTCCAGGGGGCAAATCTCATGAGCCATATCATACTCATGATAGTCAACCGTTGCCCCACCGGCCATCAGGGTTTCCCGAGTCCGTTGAGCTGCCTGGAGAGGAACCACCCGGTCAAAGCGGCCATGGAGCAGTAAAACCGGCGGAAGCTTCCCCTCCAAAGCTGGAGAATCATGGAGATAACCGCTCATCGCGACTAACCCCCCAAAGGGGTAACGAAATCCCACATCTAGGGTCATCGCTCCCCCCTGGGAAAATCCCGCCAAGACCGTTCGCGCTAGAGGAATCCCCGTCTGCGCTTCAAAACCATCAAACCAAGCTGCTAATTCAGCCCGACTTTGGTCGAGGCCGTCATACGCCTCACTGTCTAGGTCGTACCACATTTTTCCACCTGGAACTTGGGGATGAGGCAGTGGCGCATCCAGACAAAAATAGACATAATCAGGTAGATCTAGCATCAGCTGTAGCGAGGCTAGGTCACGGGCATTGGCGCCCCAGCCATGCAGCAGCACAAGGGCTGCACAGGCTTCAACTCCAGCTTGAGGTTCGAGTTTTAGTACATCCATCGTTTTTGTAGGATTCTATCGACGAACCCTCCCTAAGGAGCCACAATTGCTCAAGGCGGCTTGAGCTGATAGGCTCACTCCGAGATACGGGTTGTGATCGGCCCCTATTGTATCTCGACTGTTTGGCAGAATTTTGCTATTCAGGTTGTTATCTACCATGTCCCGAGAGTCCCAACTCATGACTGATTTTCCCGTTCCCACTGTTAACTCCACAAAACACAATCCGTATCTTGACGGGAGTTTTCTCTCCCATCCATTCTTAAGCGATCGCACCCCTCGAACAGTTGAGGAGCGTCACCCCCCCCACTCTCAATCTCGTCCTCAATCTCGTCCTCAATCTCGCCCTCAATCTCAAACCACGACCACAGCCAGCTCACGTCCCCGAACTGACCCATCCAAACTCAGTGCGCCTGCTGGTGCCAAATATGCGCCTCAGAACCGAAATAGCGTCGTGGCTGAGCCGCCTCTGATGCAAATTCCCTTAGCTGATGCCTCTCTCAACGGGGCAACCTTGGGCTGGGAAATGATGAGCACTCCCCCTTCTAGAACTTGGCAGAAACAGCGAGAAATTGCCGCCGCTCAAATTGCTGCCCTGCAAGATCAACACCATCAGCTTCTCAATGCTGAACGTCGTCGGTTACAGCTACAACTGGGTGTGTTTTTTCTAACCGCCTTGGGCATCCTGGGAGGAATTTGGCGCTGGAATCCAGAACTGCTGAGCCCCCTAAAATGGCTCGAAGACCTGCCCTTAAGTCTGACGGACCCTAGCCCTGAGCATCTTGGAGTCAAAGAAAATCACCCAAGGCTGCTCGGCTCCAGTCCCCTGGGTGATGGGGCCGGGGAGGAGTCTCGGCCGGGGGCGATCGCCTCAGATCCCTTTTCCCGAGACTCCGCCGAACCTCCCAGCAACGGAACCGCCGCTGAACTCCCATTAGACTTCATCTCAGAACCGCAACAGATCTCGGAGCAATCTAAGTTAGCAGACCCCGGCCCCGATCCCTTTCCCGAGGATGTTGACTCTCCCCTCAATCTGATGGCTCGTAGTTCTCAACGACCCATTGAAGGCTTAGCCGCCAGTTTACCTCCCAAGTTAGAAAAACCCGTCGATCGCAATTGGCGGATTGGCGGCTATCGCGTCAGTGATATTTATCTTCCCTGTCAACAACCTGATGGCTCCGATTGTCGCTCCACACATCCCGTTACGGGCTATCAGAATGTTCCCCATCTCGGCGTGGATTTAGCAATGCCCTATGGTGCGCCTCTCTACGCTGTGGGTAAGGAAGGAAGTGATGTAAAAGTTTCCTGTTATTACGATGGCGCTAAAGGGTTAGTAGCCCACCTGAAGAGTGCCAGTTTCCCCAGTTATGAGTTTGAGGCCTTCCATCTCAGTGATTGCATTCCAGGAATTCACCGGGCTGGCTCCTTATTTGCGGCGGTAGGCAGTAGTGGCATTTCCGCCGGTCCTCATTTACATTGGGAAGCCTTTTGGTATGGACGGCGAATCAATCCCCCCCGTTGGTCTCTGGAATTTGTGGTCAAGGGCAATATCGAGGTGAATCGGTTGAGTAAATACGTCTATTAGAGATGTTCTCTAGGTGGCATTTTTGAGGAAAATCTCTGCGCCCAGGATGATGCTCACCAGGATAAAGAGGACTCCCATACTACGTTCGAGGCGGGATTGAGGAAGCTGACTGGCAACCATCGCCCCCAGTTGAGCGCCAATGAGGACACCGGGGACTGTGAACAGGACTAAACTTAAAACCCGATTGACGACCTCATCTCCCGCTTGGATAAATTGAATCACATGGCCCAGGGAGGCGATCGCCGCCGTAATGGCCACAATAAACACGCTGGTCGCTACGGCTACGGGACTGGGAACGCGACAGCGTTGGATCAGAAAATAGCCATTGAGTTGCCCCAATCCCGTGGACACCATCCCCAGAAAAAGGGCCCCGACACTAGCCAGCAGCCGTCCTTCCCGATAGTTGCTAATCCGGTAACGAAATCTGTCGCCAGAGGTTGAGGTGAGATTGGTTTCAGCCTCACCCGTCGAGGCTGTCTGGGGGAGTGAATGGAGCTGTTCATCCTGGGGAGATC harbors:
- the isiD gene encoding protein IsiD, whose amino-acid sequence is MTTITVSRDDLAAVTEDQVKLLANRLDADDYSNPFEGLEDWHLLRAIAFERPELVEPYSYLLEFEDCDES
- a CDS encoding alpha/beta hydrolase, with the translated sequence MDVLKLEPQAGVEACAALVLLHGWGANARDLASLQLMLDLPDYVYFCLDAPLPHPQVPGGKMWYDLDSEAYDGLDQSRAELAAWFDGFEAQTGIPLARTVLAGFSQGGAMTLDVGFRYPFGGLVAMSGYLHDSPALEGKLPPVLLLHGRFDRVVPLQAAQRTRETLMAGGATVDYHEYDMAHEICPLEVAQLRRFALEVVQP
- a CDS encoding M23 family metallopeptidase, which produces MTDFPVPTVNSTKHNPYLDGSFLSHPFLSDRTPRTVEERHPPHSQSRPQSRPQSRPQSQTTTTASSRPRTDPSKLSAPAGAKYAPQNRNSVVAEPPLMQIPLADASLNGATLGWEMMSTPPSRTWQKQREIAAAQIAALQDQHHQLLNAERRRLQLQLGVFFLTALGILGGIWRWNPELLSPLKWLEDLPLSLTDPSPEHLGVKENHPRLLGSSPLGDGAGEESRPGAIASDPFSRDSAEPPSNGTAAELPLDFISEPQQISEQSKLADPGPDPFPEDVDSPLNLMARSSQRPIEGLAASLPPKLEKPVDRNWRIGGYRVSDIYLPCQQPDGSDCRSTHPVTGYQNVPHLGVDLAMPYGAPLYAVGKEGSDVKVSCYYDGAKGLVAHLKSASFPSYEFEAFHLSDCIPGIHRAGSLFAAVGSSGISAGPHLHWEAFWYGRRINPPRWSLEFVVKGNIEVNRLSKYVY
- a CDS encoding sulfite exporter TauE/SafE family protein, translated to MSLDYWFLFPIAVMIATIAMASGVEGATFFTPLFIILLGLPTDVAVGTGLITEVFGFSSGVYAYVRRGFIDYQLGRTLLGVTIPVALLGTWLAKVIPDDVLKGILAVGLLAIAISFLRSPGSPQDEQLHSLPQTASTGEAETNLTSTSGDRFRYRISNYREGRLLASVGALFLGMVSTGLGQLNGYFLIQRCRVPSPVAVATSVFIVAITAAIASLGHVIQFIQAGDEVVNRVLSLVLFTVPGVLIGAQLGAMVASQLPQSRLERSMGVLFILVSIILGAEIFLKNAT